The following proteins are co-located in the Mesorhizobium australicum WSM2073 genome:
- a CDS encoding L,D-transpeptidase family protein, protein MLAKGLRVLTVRARPGHPSQGLLQAGKTVFACALGRGGISAGKREGDGATPLASMRILTGYFRGDQFAAGRRTRLAMASIGPDLGWCEVPDDRNYNRPVKIPYGASHERMRRDDRLYDACLVLDWNIAPRRRGRGSAIFFHLARPGFTPTEGCVAVTARTMARLLPLLSDRTVVRVVR, encoded by the coding sequence ATTTTGGCAAAAGGGCTGCGCGTGCTGACCGTGCGGGCTCGCCCCGGCCATCCAAGCCAGGGCCTGCTGCAGGCCGGCAAAACGGTGTTTGCGTGCGCGCTGGGGCGTGGCGGCATCTCGGCCGGCAAGCGCGAAGGCGACGGTGCCACGCCGCTCGCTTCGATGCGCATACTGACGGGCTATTTCCGGGGAGATCAGTTTGCCGCCGGGCGCAGAACGCGGCTGGCGATGGCGTCGATCGGGCCGGACCTCGGCTGGTGCGAAGTGCCTGACGACCGCAACTATAACAGGCCGGTCAAGATTCCCTACGGCGCCAGCCACGAACGCATGCGGCGCGACGACCGGCTCTATGACGCCTGCCTGGTGCTCGACTGGAACATCGCGCCGCGCCGGCGCGGGCGCGGCAGCGCCATCTTCTTCCATCTGGCGCGTCCCGGCTTCACGCCGACGGAAGGTTGCGTGGCGGTGACCGCGCGCACGATGGCGCGGCTTTTGCCGCTGCTGTCGGACCGGACAGTGGTAAGGGTGGTGAGATAG
- the gcvA gene encoding transcriptional regulator GcvA, translating to MAALLPGTRALRTLEAAARHLNFTRAADELGLTPAAVSHQIKEIEDQLGIVLFTRTSRTIRLTEAGTVLYEAATDTLDLLGRAVMRARKMARGTEFLKVTLDAQFAAKWLMRRVENFRQQRPGIELRFDIAYGLRDFDLDDVDVGIRFGAGKYPGLSAHRLFDNIIIPVCSPGLLTSGPPLREPRDLFNHTLAHIEWARQGVTWPNWRMWMAAAGINDFDDSRTVVFGTSTDAVQAALDGNAVALADFAMVANDLSEGRLVRPFELSIRVAPEYAYFLVYPQAMADDPRIVAFREWILEEVSRTRTADKV from the coding sequence ATGGCAGCGCTCTTGCCGGGAACGCGGGCGCTCAGGACGCTGGAGGCGGCGGCCCGGCACCTCAATTTCACCCGCGCCGCCGACGAGCTCGGCCTGACGCCTGCCGCCGTCAGCCACCAGATCAAGGAAATCGAGGATCAGCTCGGCATCGTGCTGTTCACCCGCACCAGCCGCACCATCCGGCTGACGGAGGCGGGCACGGTGCTTTACGAGGCGGCGACCGACACGCTCGACCTGCTTGGCCGCGCCGTGATGCGGGCGCGCAAGATGGCGCGCGGCACCGAATTCCTGAAGGTGACGCTGGACGCGCAGTTCGCGGCGAAATGGCTGATGCGGCGCGTCGAGAATTTCCGCCAGCAGCGGCCGGGCATCGAACTCAGGTTCGACATCGCCTATGGCTTGCGCGATTTCGATCTCGACGACGTCGATGTCGGCATCCGCTTCGGCGCCGGCAAATATCCGGGGCTCAGCGCACACCGCCTGTTCGACAACATCATCATTCCGGTGTGCAGTCCGGGCCTCCTGACATCGGGGCCGCCCCTGCGCGAGCCGCGCGACTTGTTCAACCACACGCTTGCCCATATCGAATGGGCCCGCCAGGGCGTGACATGGCCGAACTGGCGCATGTGGATGGCGGCGGCCGGCATCAACGATTTCGACGACAGCCGCACCGTGGTCTTCGGCACATCGACGGATGCGGTGCAGGCAGCGCTCGACGGCAATGCCGTCGCGCTCGCCGATTTCGCCATGGTGGCAAACGACCTGTCCGAGGGCCGGCTGGTGCGGCCCTTTGAGCTCAGCATCAGGGTTGCGCCGGAATACGCTTATTTCCTGGTTTATCCCCAGGCCATGGCCGACGATCCCCGCATTGTCGCCTTCCGCGAATGGATCCTAGAGGAAGTTTCCAGGACGCGGACAGCGGACAAGGTGTAG
- a CDS encoding glycosyltransferase family 25 protein, whose translation MADKSGFPRDLVFTRICHVKQGYDDRRRHIVREFDRRGVPVTFYTDWDRADITPEIRAELVAPDFVHPAQVSLALKHVGIWRDFLETDLPYCLVFEDDVFLARDFVAKFRQGLAELGSPMRKAVIYFGNGSNYYTPSWKLRRGQRLYPALHARCADSYLITRSVAEARCAWIDQHKIYTVIDHQIEQMDEKLGVEMLWFERPIVEQGSENGAFQTSVAGKMQPLLYKKLKWNVKKYRRMIFGHNARS comes from the coding sequence ATGGCGGATAAGTCCGGATTTCCCCGCGACCTGGTGTTCACCAGGATCTGTCACGTCAAGCAGGGCTACGACGACCGGCGCCGGCACATCGTGCGCGAGTTCGACCGGCGCGGCGTGCCGGTCACCTTCTACACCGACTGGGACAGGGCGGATATCACCCCGGAAATCCGTGCTGAATTGGTCGCTCCCGATTTTGTCCACCCGGCGCAGGTCTCGCTGGCGCTGAAGCATGTCGGCATCTGGCGCGACTTCCTCGAAACCGACCTGCCCTATTGCCTGGTCTTCGAGGATGACGTCTTCCTCGCGCGCGACTTCGTCGCCAAATTCCGGCAAGGGCTGGCCGAACTCGGCAGCCCGATGCGCAAGGCCGTCATCTATTTCGGCAACGGCAGCAACTACTACACGCCGAGCTGGAAATTGCGCAGGGGCCAGAGGCTCTACCCGGCACTGCATGCCAGGTGCGCGGATTCCTATCTCATCACCCGTTCGGTCGCCGAAGCCCGTTGTGCCTGGATCGATCAACACAAGATCTACACCGTGATCGACCACCAGATCGAACAGATGGACGAAAAGCTGGGCGTTGAGATGCTGTGGTTCGAGCGGCCAATCGTCGAGCAAGGCAGCGAAAACGGCGCGTTCCAGACTTCCGTCGCCGGCAAGATGCAGCCGCTGCTCTACAAGAAGCTGAAATGGAACGTGAAGAAATACCGACGCATGATCTTCGGCCACAACGCCCGGTCCTGA
- a CDS encoding DUF1761 domain-containing protein, translated as MDFSAVNWLAVIAAAVVAWLFGAAWYMALSKPWLKAARLDPATMKKSPLPFVISFIAELLMAYIMALVVGAMTGGEPTWLAGLIFGFVLWLGFVATTLSVNHRYENFGWDLTVIDGGHWLGVLLIIGAVIGWFGAAAS; from the coding sequence ATGGATTTTTCAGCGGTGAATTGGCTGGCGGTGATCGCCGCCGCCGTCGTGGCCTGGCTGTTCGGCGCCGCCTGGTACATGGCGTTGAGCAAGCCCTGGCTGAAGGCCGCCAGGCTCGATCCCGCGACGATGAAGAAATCGCCTCTGCCCTTCGTCATCTCCTTCATCGCCGAACTGCTGATGGCCTACATCATGGCCCTGGTCGTCGGCGCGATGACGGGTGGTGAGCCGACCTGGCTGGCCGGACTGATCTTCGGTTTCGTGCTTTGGCTGGGTTTTGTCGCCACGACGCTGTCGGTCAACCATCGCTACGAGAATTTCGGCTGGGACCTGACTGTCATTGACGGCGGTCACTGGCTTGGCGTGCTGTTGATCATCGGCGCGGTGATCGGCTGGTTCGGCGCCGCTGCAAGCTGA
- a CDS encoding class I SAM-dependent methyltransferase, translating to MEGSLPHGRPDACAVTALTPDSAKQFILDNTALMAPPHVPEIRLHLADEAHDLWQRTEDELVEIGLPPPFWAFAWAGGQGLARYVIDNPDMVRGKRVLDFASGSGLVAIAAVKAGAAEVTAADIDPFCATAIRLNSEANGVGIAFLGTDCVGTDAGWDVVLAGDVFYDKPFADRLMPWFSTLKRRGADILVGDPGRSYLPRSGLEPLAVYQVPVTRALEDAEVKRTTVWRLLDAIAEQAFP from the coding sequence ATGGAAGGAAGTCTGCCGCATGGGCGGCCTGATGCCTGCGCCGTGACGGCACTTACACCCGATAGCGCCAAGCAATTCATTCTCGACAACACGGCGCTGATGGCGCCGCCGCATGTGCCAGAAATTCGCCTTCACCTCGCCGACGAAGCGCATGATCTCTGGCAGCGAACAGAGGACGAACTTGTCGAGATCGGCCTGCCGCCGCCCTTTTGGGCGTTTGCCTGGGCGGGCGGCCAGGGCCTCGCCCGCTATGTCATCGACAATCCCGATATGGTCCGAGGCAAGCGCGTGCTCGATTTCGCTTCGGGCTCCGGACTCGTCGCCATCGCCGCCGTCAAGGCGGGCGCTGCCGAGGTAACCGCCGCCGACATCGACCCGTTCTGCGCCACCGCGATCCGCCTCAACAGCGAGGCCAACGGCGTCGGCATCGCGTTCCTCGGCACGGACTGTGTGGGCACCGATGCGGGCTGGGACGTGGTCCTGGCAGGCGACGTCTTCTACGACAAACCCTTCGCCGACCGGCTGATGCCGTGGTTTTCGACGCTCAAACGGCGTGGCGCCGACATTCTGGTCGGCGATCCCGGCCGGTCCTATCTGCCGCGATCGGGGCTGGAGCCGCTTGCCGTCTATCAGGTGCCGGTGACAAGGGCGCTGGAGGATGCCGAAGTCAAACGCACCACGGTATGGCGACTGCTTGACGCCATCGCCGAACAGGCGTTTCCATAA
- a CDS encoding EVE domain-containing protein — translation MNYWLFKSEPSVFSFEALKAKGKAGTQWDGVRNYAARNNMKAMQVGDLGFFYHSNDGLNVVGIAEVCALAHPDTTSDDPRWECVDIRAVRDMPNPPTLEEVKANPKLAEMALVRLGRLSVQPVTPAEWKEVCRMGGLMPAP, via the coding sequence ATGAACTACTGGCTGTTCAAATCCGAACCCTCGGTTTTCTCCTTCGAGGCGTTGAAGGCCAAGGGCAAGGCCGGCACCCAATGGGACGGCGTGCGCAACTACGCCGCCCGCAACAACATGAAGGCCATGCAGGTCGGCGATCTCGGCTTCTTCTACCATTCCAACGACGGCCTGAACGTGGTCGGCATTGCCGAGGTCTGCGCGCTGGCCCATCCCGACACCACGTCGGATGATCCGCGCTGGGAGTGTGTCGACATCCGCGCCGTCAGGGACATGCCGAACCCGCCGACGCTGGAAGAAGTCAAAGCCAATCCGAAACTGGCCGAGATGGCGCTGGTGCGGCTCGGACGGCTTTCCGTGCAGCCGGTGACCCCGGCCGAATGGAAGGAAGTCTGCCGCATGGGCGGCCTGATGCCTGCGCCGTGA
- a CDS encoding YciI-like protein, protein MLFALICKDKPGGLQVRLDTRPEHVAFLEGLNGDKKLAFAGPFLDADGKPNGSLVVVEAPDLPSAQALSAADPYAKAGLFQSVEIRQWNWTFNKPAAS, encoded by the coding sequence ATGCTGTTTGCTCTGATCTGCAAGGACAAGCCCGGAGGCCTGCAGGTGCGCCTCGACACGCGGCCCGAGCATGTCGCCTTTCTCGAAGGGCTGAACGGCGACAAGAAATTGGCCTTTGCCGGTCCGTTCCTCGACGCCGACGGCAAGCCCAATGGCAGCCTCGTGGTGGTCGAGGCCCCCGATCTGCCCAGCGCGCAGGCTCTGTCGGCCGCCGACCCCTACGCCAAGGCCGGCCTGTTCCAAAGCGTCGAAATCCGCCAGTGGAACTGGACGTTCAACAAGCCGGCGGCTAGTTAA
- a CDS encoding NAD(P)H-dependent glycerol-3-phosphate dehydrogenase: MTDRAMKGGGPGKSGWHVAVLGGGAWGTALALAMLRAGHTVRLFARDPETVAAIGRGENPRYLPGIAIAPGIKATSDMEAALTGADCVLTVTPAQALRATLAAARDHMPAGIPLVLCAKGIERDTGALLSAIAAEILPPNPVAALSGPSFASDVARGLPTAVVVAAGDEALAANLAARFSAENLRCYSSDDLIGVEIGGALKNVFAIAAGAVTGAGLGASAQAAMVTRGFVELRRIGAAFGARPETLMGLSGLGDLLLTCSSAQSRNFAYGLALGQGKALSGLPLAEGVPTAAIAARIAAEREIDAPIIAAVAAILDGTITIGQAVTALMTRPLKTETND; encoded by the coding sequence ATGACCGATCGAGCCATGAAGGGTGGGGGTCCGGGCAAAAGCGGCTGGCATGTCGCCGTGCTCGGCGGCGGCGCCTGGGGCACGGCGCTGGCGCTGGCCATGCTGCGCGCCGGCCATACGGTGCGGCTGTTCGCGCGTGACCCTGAAACCGTGGCTGCGATCGGCCGGGGCGAGAACCCACGCTATCTCCCGGGCATCGCCATCGCGCCCGGCATCAAGGCGACGAGCGACATGGAGGCAGCCCTCACTGGGGCCGATTGCGTGCTGACGGTGACGCCGGCTCAGGCGTTGCGGGCCACGCTGGCCGCCGCCAGGGATCATATGCCGGCCGGCATTCCGCTCGTGCTCTGCGCCAAGGGCATCGAGCGCGACACCGGCGCCTTGCTGTCGGCAATCGCTGCGGAAATCTTGCCGCCAAACCCGGTCGCAGCGCTGTCAGGGCCGAGCTTTGCCAGCGATGTCGCCCGCGGCCTGCCGACGGCGGTGGTGGTGGCCGCCGGCGACGAGGCGCTTGCCGCCAACCTTGCCGCCCGATTTTCGGCTGAAAACCTGCGCTGCTATTCGAGCGACGACTTGATCGGCGTCGAGATCGGCGGCGCCTTGAAGAACGTCTTCGCCATCGCCGCCGGCGCTGTCACCGGGGCCGGGCTCGGCGCCAGCGCACAGGCGGCCATGGTGACGCGCGGCTTTGTCGAACTGCGCCGCATCGGTGCCGCCTTCGGCGCCAGGCCCGAGACCCTGATGGGGCTTTCCGGGCTTGGCGACCTGCTGCTTACCTGCTCGTCGGCGCAGTCGCGCAATTTCGCCTATGGGCTGGCGCTCGGACAGGGCAAGGCACTTTCCGGATTGCCGCTGGCCGAGGGCGTGCCGACCGCGGCGATCGCCGCCCGCATCGCCGCCGAGCGCGAAATCGATGCGCCGATCATCGCCGCGGTCGCCGCCATACTGGATGGCACCATCACCATCGGGCAGGCCGTGACGGCGCTGATGACCCGGCCGCTGAAGACCGAAACCAACGATTGA
- the tsaD gene encoding tRNA (adenosine(37)-N6)-threonylcarbamoyltransferase complex transferase subunit TsaD, whose product MRVLGIETSCDETAASVVALEGDAAPKIMSNIVLSQIEEHAAFGGVVPEIAARAHVEALDGIIEAALADAGVALADLDAIAATAGPGLVGGLIVGLMTAKAIAAAAGKPLIAVNHLEGHALTARLTDGLEFPYLLLLVSGGHTQILAVRGVGDYQRWATTIDDALGEAFDKTAKMLGLPYPGGPNVEKAALSGNASRFAFPRPMKGSAQPDFSFSGLKTAVRQAATAIEPLSDQDVADICASFQAAVADALADRVSRALERFRETFPGTKNPALVVAGGVAANRTVKTTLERLCTDAGFSFVAPPLKLCTDNAAMIAWAGIERLREGMAQENGFDFVPRSRWPLDSVSAPMVGSGRRGAKA is encoded by the coding sequence ATCCGCGTTCTGGGCATTGAGACGAGTTGCGATGAGACCGCCGCCAGCGTCGTGGCGCTGGAGGGCGATGCCGCGCCGAAAATCATGTCCAACATCGTGCTCTCCCAGATCGAGGAACATGCCGCGTTCGGCGGCGTCGTGCCGGAGATCGCCGCGCGCGCCCACGTCGAGGCGCTGGACGGCATTATCGAGGCCGCGCTCGCCGATGCGGGCGTGGCGCTGGCCGATCTCGATGCGATCGCCGCGACCGCCGGACCAGGCCTCGTCGGCGGACTGATCGTCGGGTTGATGACGGCCAAGGCGATCGCCGCGGCGGCCGGCAAGCCGCTGATCGCCGTCAATCACCTCGAAGGCCACGCCTTGACGGCGCGACTGACCGACGGGCTCGAATTCCCCTATCTCTTGCTGCTGGTATCCGGCGGCCATACGCAGATTCTGGCCGTGCGCGGCGTTGGCGACTACCAGCGCTGGGCCACCACCATCGATGACGCGCTCGGCGAAGCCTTCGACAAGACCGCCAAGATGCTCGGTCTGCCCTATCCCGGCGGTCCCAATGTCGAGAAGGCAGCGCTGTCGGGCAATGCCTCGCGTTTTGCCTTCCCGCGGCCGATGAAAGGCTCGGCGCAGCCCGATTTCTCCTTCTCCGGCCTGAAGACCGCGGTGCGTCAGGCGGCGACAGCGATCGAGCCCTTGAGCGACCAGGATGTCGCCGACATCTGCGCCTCGTTCCAGGCGGCCGTCGCCGATGCGCTCGCCGACCGTGTTTCTCGCGCGCTGGAACGCTTTCGCGAAACATTCCCTGGCACGAAAAACCCGGCGCTGGTCGTCGCCGGCGGCGTCGCCGCCAACCGCACGGTCAAGACAACGCTGGAGCGGCTTTGCACTGACGCCGGTTTCAGCTTCGTCGCGCCACCACTGAAGCTTTGCACCGACAACGCGGCGATGATTGCCTGGGCCGGTATCGAACGCCTGCGAGAAGGCATGGCGCAGGAGAACGGCTTCGATTTCGTGCCGCGCTCGCGCTGGCCGCTGGACAGCGTCTCGGCGCCAATGGTCGGCTCCGGCCGTCGCGGAGCCAAGGCATGA
- the hemC gene encoding hydroxymethylbilane synthase codes for MQTILKIGTRGSPLALAQAHETQARLMAAHGMPAEAFEVVVISTSGDRIQDRPLSEAGGKGLFTKEIEEALLAGAIDIAVHSSKDMPTQLPPGLELSAFLPREDARDAFVGRAAKTIAELPQGAKVGSSSLRRQALIRRMRPDLDVVMFRGNVQTRLRKLDEGVASGTILAYAGLKRLGLEDVATDLMPLDSFPPAPGQGAIGIETRIGDRDVEKMLVAIHDVATGQALACERAFLAALDGSCRTPIAGYAAIEAGKLSFAGLIISPDGTQSHAVELQGLAQDAARIGDEAAWTARAKAGEKFFHGWL; via the coding sequence ATGCAAACAATCTTGAAAATCGGAACACGCGGCAGCCCGCTGGCATTGGCGCAGGCGCATGAAACACAGGCGCGGCTGATGGCCGCGCACGGCATGCCGGCGGAGGCGTTCGAGGTCGTCGTCATCTCGACCAGCGGCGACCGCATCCAGGACCGGCCGCTGTCGGAGGCTGGCGGCAAAGGCCTGTTCACCAAGGAAATCGAGGAAGCCCTGCTCGCCGGCGCGATCGACATCGCCGTGCACTCGTCAAAGGACATGCCGACGCAATTGCCGCCCGGCCTGGAACTCTCCGCCTTCCTGCCGCGTGAGGATGCGCGCGATGCCTTTGTGGGCAGGGCGGCGAAGACGATCGCGGAACTGCCGCAAGGGGCGAAAGTCGGCTCCTCGTCGCTGCGGCGGCAGGCGTTAATCCGCCGCATGCGGCCGGACCTCGACGTGGTGATGTTCCGCGGCAATGTGCAGACGCGGCTGCGCAAGCTGGACGAAGGGGTCGCGAGCGGCACCATCCTTGCCTATGCCGGCCTGAAGCGGCTGGGCCTGGAAGATGTTGCCACCGATTTGATGCCGCTGGACAGCTTCCCGCCGGCACCAGGCCAGGGTGCGATCGGCATCGAGACACGGATCGGCGACCGCGATGTCGAGAAGATGCTGGTGGCGATCCACGATGTGGCGACCGGGCAGGCACTCGCCTGCGAGCGCGCTTTCCTGGCGGCGCTCGATGGCTCCTGCCGCACGCCTATCGCCGGCTATGCCGCGATCGAGGCCGGAAAGCTCTCTTTCGCCGGGCTGATCATCTCGCCCGACGGCACGCAGTCGCACGCGGTCGAGCTACAAGGGCTGGCACAGGACGCCGCCCGCATCGGTGATGAAGCGGCGTGGACGGCGCGTGCCAAGGCCGGCGAAAAGTTCTTCCACGGCTGGCTCTGA
- a CDS encoding uroporphyrinogen-III synthase produces the protein MLRVLVTRPEPGASRTARKLEEMGFEPLLLPLTETMALPVDAKAIPEDVAVVAITSANAVRHAPRDLIAVLSNLPCHAVGRRTAEAARKAGFLSVNEGPGDAEALADGMAIAFSGKTIVYLCGRVRFPAFEQKLEAAHAQVHAVETYDTLAVSYSDEAILPLISGQSVDAVLLYSAMAAAEMQTLARRLTLQQAFEKTRFFALSARIAAAFGDGTGKAMHVAARPDEEALLALLRARP, from the coding sequence ATGCTCCGCGTGCTGGTCACCAGACCGGAGCCGGGTGCGTCGCGCACCGCGCGAAAGCTGGAGGAGATGGGTTTTGAGCCTCTTCTTCTGCCCTTGACGGAGACGATGGCGTTGCCGGTCGATGCCAAGGCGATTCCGGAAGACGTGGCAGTCGTCGCCATCACCAGCGCTAATGCGGTGCGCCACGCCCCCAGAGATCTGATTGCGGTGCTGTCCAATCTGCCTTGTCATGCTGTCGGCAGGAGGACCGCGGAGGCCGCGCGCAAAGCCGGCTTTCTCTCGGTCAACGAGGGGCCCGGCGATGCCGAGGCGCTGGCCGACGGCATGGCAATCGCGTTTTCCGGCAAAACAATCGTCTATCTCTGCGGGCGCGTGCGATTTCCCGCCTTCGAGCAGAAGCTGGAAGCAGCTCACGCCCAGGTCCATGCCGTCGAGACTTATGACACGCTTGCGGTGAGCTATTCGGACGAAGCGATCCTTCCTCTGATATCCGGTCAATCCGTCGATGCGGTGCTGCTCTATTCGGCCATGGCCGCTGCCGAAATGCAGACACTGGCCAGGCGACTTACCTTGCAGCAGGCCTTTGAAAAGACCCGTTTTTTTGCTCTTTCCGCGCGCATTGCCGCCGCTTTCGGCGACGGCACCGGCAAAGCAATGCACGTTGCCGCGCGGCCCGACGAGGAGGCGCTGCTGGCACTTTTGCGGGCACGGCCCTGA
- a CDS encoding COG4223 family protein, translating into MVKTPKMRHSKGRREPVTIDLDPGAVSRIVDEDAAKNTAQTDEAKAEEAANASRPEPPDEPVHADQADLEPWEHGDAAAGQPGTHAPSQAEAKSTEPEMLYPGSDTPPNRAKASDYNFEDATAKTAETKAASGKTDARSEPMVTQPKRGGLNGIAAGVIGGVIALVGAGGLQFAGLLGAPGAAPGVSLDGVNGEIASLKSEIADMREAGGSGGASAKVDGLSSALDQVKSDVAALKSAVEQGGAGDNAGLAAMGDKVKQIETTVAALGKAGSAAPVDLGPLNEKLAGLDALVKSTGEAAKAQEGRLSALEQSVSQLSGKVDAQASQPKIALAIAASALKAALDRGAPFSAELDTLAAISPDAPELATLRPYAEKGVPTRTEIASRMDAAANAMVAAATPVDQNAGFLQNLMSSAESLVKVRPIGAVEGPGAPETVARMEAAVTQGDYAKALSEYDTLPEAAKAAGADFAGKLKARIEVETQVDALISGAMKA; encoded by the coding sequence ATGGTCAAGACGCCGAAGATGCGACACTCGAAAGGCCGCCGCGAGCCGGTGACCATCGATCTCGATCCGGGCGCCGTCTCACGCATCGTCGACGAGGATGCCGCCAAGAATACCGCCCAGACCGATGAGGCGAAGGCCGAGGAAGCGGCGAACGCCTCGCGGCCAGAGCCGCCGGACGAGCCGGTACATGCCGATCAGGCGGATCTCGAACCTTGGGAGCATGGCGATGCAGCCGCCGGGCAGCCTGGCACCCACGCGCCATCGCAAGCCGAGGCCAAATCCACTGAGCCGGAAATGCTTTATCCCGGTTCGGATACACCCCCCAACCGCGCCAAGGCTTCCGACTACAATTTCGAGGATGCAACCGCCAAAACCGCGGAGACCAAGGCGGCTTCCGGTAAAACCGACGCAAGGAGCGAACCGATGGTCACGCAGCCGAAGCGGGGCGGCCTCAACGGCATCGCCGCCGGCGTCATCGGTGGTGTCATCGCCCTGGTCGGGGCCGGTGGCCTGCAATTTGCCGGCCTGCTCGGTGCGCCGGGTGCCGCTCCCGGTGTCTCGCTCGACGGCGTCAATGGCGAGATCGCCTCGTTGAAAAGCGAAATCGCGGATATGAGGGAAGCCGGCGGCAGCGGCGGTGCATCGGCCAAGGTCGACGGCCTGTCGTCGGCGCTGGATCAGGTCAAGAGCGATGTCGCGGCGCTGAAATCGGCGGTCGAACAGGGGGGCGCGGGCGACAATGCCGGGCTTGCCGCGATGGGCGACAAAGTCAAGCAGATCGAAACCACGGTGGCGGCCCTCGGCAAAGCCGGCAGCGCGGCGCCTGTCGATCTCGGCCCGCTCAACGAAAAGCTGGCGGGTCTCGATGCGCTGGTGAAGTCGACGGGCGAGGCGGCGAAGGCACAGGAAGGCCGTCTCTCCGCGCTGGAGCAGTCGGTGTCGCAGCTTTCCGGCAAGGTCGATGCGCAGGCGTCCCAGCCAAAGATCGCACTCGCCATCGCTGCCTCGGCGCTGAAGGCGGCGCTCGATCGCGGCGCGCCGTTTTCAGCCGAACTCGATACGCTGGCCGCGATTTCGCCTGATGCGCCCGAACTCGCGACCTTGCGGCCCTATGCGGAAAAGGGCGTGCCGACCCGTACCGAGATCGCCTCGCGGATGGACGCCGCCGCCAATGCCATGGTCGCCGCCGCCACGCCGGTCGATCAGAATGCCGGCTTCCTTCAGAACCTGATGTCGAGCGCTGAATCGCTGGTCAAGGTCCGGCCGATCGGTGCCGTCGAAGGCCCCGGCGCACCGGAAACCGTGGCGCGCATGGAGGCTGCGGTCACGCAGGGCGACTATGCCAAGGCACTCAGCGAATATGACACGCTGCCGGAAGCCGCGAAGGCAGCGGGCGCCGACTTTGCCGGCAAACTGAAGGCGCGCATCGAGGTCGAAACCCAGGTCGACGCGCTGATCTCCGGCGCGATGAAGGCATGA